The Pan paniscus chromosome 23, NHGRI_mPanPan1-v2.0_pri, whole genome shotgun sequence genome includes the window CTCCCCACGCCGCGACCCTCCCCACGTGCTGCCGCCAGGGCTGCGGGCCTCCCCGCCTGATCCGCGCGAGCGGGGCCGAAAGCCGGGTCGGGGGCGCGGCCTGGCCACCTGCGGGCCCCTCTGGGCCCCGCTGCCTCCTTCGCTGTCCGCCGTCCCGGCTCCGGCGACAGCCGCCCGGCGCTCCCCTCCTAACACCTATCCTCCGCCTGGGCGGGAGGAGACGGCGCGGGCCGCACGGGAACGGCGAGGAGCCCCGCGGGACTCGCCCGCCCGCCCCGCAGCCCCAGGACGCCGCGCGGCCCAGAAACCGGCCCGGCTTGGGGCGCACCCGGCTGGGGGCAGGCAGCGGCGTCCAGGGGGCCTCGCCGCCTGAACGACTCCTAGTAAATCCCACCTCAAGAAAACCCTGGTTCAGTTCTGGAGTTCAGTCTATGCGGGCAAGATAAAGAGCGGCAGCCGGGCAACTCTCTGGACACTTTCAGGAGAGGATTACCCTTAAAAACAGCGTGCACTGTTGCGTGGAAGTTGCTACCCAGTTTCCTTCAACCTAGATCCCCATAGTTGTGGGGCCTGGCTCTGTAGCCAACGGCCCGTCACCTCCCAACCGGCCTGTATTTGTTTTAAAGACCAAGAGACAAGGGGAACAAGTTTTGCAGATGCACCCGATTTGACCGGTAGACAAAGGCGGGTGCCGGGCTGTGTCTAATGTACACACCAGCTCGGAGTCCGAACAGCCAAGGGGAGCTCAGGGCCTGTTTGCAAAGCCTTCTCGTGGTTTCTGTTTCCCTGCTGCCGGCGTCCTTCCTGAGGAACCTGGGCCTGTGCTCTGCTCCAGCTCTGTGGTTTTTTTCCAGGCCCTCCTTGCTGTCCCCAGGCACACAGGCCCTCCTGAGGACAGCGGCAGCCCAGCCTCTGGCTCAGGCCAGCCCGGCAAGGGCCTTGTCGGCGCTGGGCTTCACCCGGGAGCCCACGTCCCGCAGCACCCTCCAGCCTGCAGAGGCTTCGGGTGGGGGAGGGAGCGGGCCTGTCCTAGAGGCTGGCTCCTGGCATCTGTCTTCTGCCCACCGCCTGCAGGGAGTTGCTTGTGAGGGGAGGCAGAGGGGACGGCAAGTGAGGGCCAATCCTTGTGTTGTCCTGAAGGGCCCCACGGCCACTACTGCTGTGCCATCATGTGGGGGCAGCCCATGGCCTACACCCGTCCAGGCACTGCAGAATGTCCTTTCAAGAGCCCTGACTGGTCACTGAGCCAGGGTCCAAAGCGGGGGAGATTTGAGGAACAGGAAAGACACAAACTGAGTCCACTCTGGGTAGCTGCGTCTTGGGGTTATGTGTCTTAAGGGGAGTGGAAGCTTGCCCTGTGCCCTGAGGAAGGTGGGGAGACTTTTATCATGGGGCCATGATAGAGTGGGGCCCTGAGAGTCAGGGGAGGGAGGGCTCTGAGCCTTGGCCTCACTGAGGGGATTGGGTAACAGCCGAAGACCCAGCTAAAAGGGCAGCGGGGACGCCTTGAACTCACACAGGACTACCCGGTTTCACTTTGTTGGAGCCGGGAGCTGCTTCGATCAAGCTGGGGAGGCTCTGCTAAGGGCGCACGTTAGGCACCCTGCTGCCGGCCGAAGCTGGGACCAAGAGGCCAAAAAGTCAGCAAGGGCGAGGCCGGGTTTATGTAGGCCAAGGTTGCCGAAGGTGGGGGCTCCAGCGCTGGGCCGGCCATTTCTGTGTCCAGGAACGGCCCAGGAGGCTCCCCTGCTGCGCCAAGCTCCCAGTTGAGTAGGGGCCTGCCCAGATTAGAGCAGCTAAGCCAGGAAAGATGGAGCCCAAGGGCTGGGACGACACAGCAGCCCccagaggctggagggaggggccGAGCAGAGGGGCCGCCAGCCCCAGGCAGGTCAAGGGGGGCTGCCTTCCACCAGCTAGGGTGACCCAAGGCCTCATCACCCCCAGGCGGATGTTCCCCACCTTCCAAGTGAAGCTCTTCGGCATGGATCCCATGGCCGACTATATGCTGCTCATGGACTTCGTGCCGGTGGACGATAAGCGCTACCGGTGAGCAAGTGGTTGTAAGCGTGAGGGACCGGGAGGGCACCCTGGAAAGTGGCGGGTCTCCGCCTGGTGACCCAACTCCAAGGGTCGTCTGCACCATGAAACTCTTTAGGCACCTGCGATGCTGCCCGATCAACCCGCTCCCTCCTCCACTCCCATCTGACCCCAGACCCACAACCCTACTCCATGCCCTCTCAGAAGCCGCCTCTGGAGCCGCAGGCTGCAGACAGCTCTTGCTCCCCTGGGCTGGTGTGGCCCTAGGGTGGTCAGCCAAGTACTCAGCCCCGGACTTCTTCAAGTCTCCCTCTCCCAGGAGGCCGGCCTGAGCGCCTAgtccccttcccccatccccaggGAACTCTGGATCCTGGAGCTGGGCCGGAAAGGTGGGGTGGCCAGGAGAGATTATGCAGGGCGGGCCTCAGCTGCCCGGACAATTAACAGCAATTAATAAAGAGAACGCGCACTGCCTTGTGCCTGAGGCCCGGCAAGGCCAAGTGTGGGCTCCCACCGCAGCGGCACCGGGGCGGGAGGACCCGCATCCAGCGAAATGAGATGGCAGGAGCCCAGCCTCCCCCTCTCGGTGCCCCACGGGGTGTCCAGTTCCTTGATTGTTTTGAGTGTTGGGGTGGGTGGGAGTTCTCTGTTTAGTCCATAGTCCCCCTCGGAAAAGCTCCCAGCACATGTGGCAGCAGAGGGTTCAATCCCACAGGTGGGGAAACTTCTCAAAGGCACTTTTAGGGTTCGCCCAGCACACGGGTCAAGGCCCTCTGGGTTCACCTCCACATGCACGACCCCACCCCGTGCCGCTCCAGGTACGCCTTCCACAGCTCCTCCTGGCTGGTGGCGGGGAAGGCCGACCCTGCCACGCCAGGCCGCGTGCACTACCACCCGGACTCGCCTGCCAAGGGCGCGCAGTGGATGAAGCAAATCGTGTCCTTCGACAAGCTCAAGCTGACCAACAACCTACTGGACGACAACGGCCACGTGAGCGACTGCCTCCCCAGGCTCCCAGTGTCCCCCAAGGCCTCAAGTCCCGAGGCACCCGCCTGTCCCTAAGAGGCCTGTAGAATCCCCAGGCCCCCGGCTGTCCCCAGGCAGCTCTGGGCTGTCCCCGAGGAGGCCCTTTAGAGTCCCTGCGaggccagaggctgaggcggagctTGCGCAGTGCTGGTGTGCCGATGAGGAGAGCGGCCTCTGGTCAGGGGTCGCACAGCCTAGTGGGCCTGGGCCCTGGGAGAGGGGTCGCCCTCCTTCTCTCACCCCACTCCTGATTTTATGCAGGAAgcttttttaatggaaaagatgGGGCCCTGCAAGGGGGCTGGAGAAAGAGGCTTTATGGAGTCCAGGCCAGTGAGGTCGCTGGGCAGGCACCTAAGGAAAGAGAACCTAAACCCAGATCTTTTGCCACTTGGAGCTCATTCCTGGCAGTTGCCAATGGGTCACAGCCTCCTCTTGGCCCAGTGACCCAGCCTCGTCTTGGAGTTAAGGGTTTTGCCCAACTCATCCAGGAAACTCATTGCCAACTCAGACCTCAGCCCATTTCCTGGCTCCCACCCCAGATCCTCAGCCCAGCCCGACCGCTGGAGCTGATTCCCCACCTTGTCTTCCAGATTATTCTGAATTCCATGCACAGATACCAGCCCCGCTTCCACGTGGTCTATGTGGACCCACGCAAAGATAGCGAGAAATATGCCGAGGAGAACTTCAAAACCTTTGTGTTCGAGGAGACACGATTCACCGCGGTCACTGCCTACCAGAACCATCGGGTGAGGGCCTGTGGGGAGGACCTGAGCAGATTCAACGCCTCTGGAAAAGCGGGTGTAATTTTCAGTTGCCGTTTGGGGACAGTGGGTCCGCTTAGACCTGCAGGCTGTGGTCCCAGTGGAGCCCAACCCAACTGGAGCCCTACTCCCAAGGGCCTCAGGCAGCCCCCTCCCTCTCGAGGCTGGCTGGCCCAGCCTCCTATCAGCTTGACCTCTCCAGCGGCAACTGTCACTTCGTCCTGAAAGTTTGTTTTCCGAACCATTCCGGAAACTCCCCATCAGGGGCCTGATCTGAGGTTTACCCAGATTCCTAGGGAACCCGCTCtgttccccaccccccaccccactgcacGTGGGGGGTGGTGACCACATTCCCGTCCCAGCGAGGAGCACAGGGCCTCCATCCCCACCCACTTGGGGGACACCAGAGAGGGGTTCCCTAGTGAGAGAGGAGGTTCCTCAGACCCCCGCCCCCCTGCAGGAGGGAGCACCAGCTCCGTAGAGGAGGGGCAGACGTGGACTGGTTCTTGTCGGGGCAGCAGAAAGGCCCTTGGTGCGCTTCTCCTAACACTCCCCTATCCTCCGCCGAGGTCGggtggcccaggctgcagggctcCAGCGGCTTGCTCACACCCACCTCCCTGCAGATCACGCAGCTCAAGATTGCCAGCAATCCCTTCGCGAAAGGCTTCCGGGACTGTGACCCTGAGGACTGGTGAGTGTCCTCCCCCGAGAGAGTGAGCGCCGGGCGCCTGGCGCAGGCGCCGCCCTGATCCGCCTCCCGCCCGCAGGCCCCGGAACCACCGGCCCGGCGCGCTGCCGCTCATGAGCGCCTTCGCGCGCTCGCGGAACCCCGTGGCTTCCCCGACGCAGCCCAGCGGCACGGAGAAAGGTAGGGTCGGGGTCGTGGGATCCGGGTTCCGGCCCTGTGCGCGCTCTACCCCGGGCCGGCGGCCTCGCCCGACCTCGCCTGCGCCCCCGGGGCGCTCCAGGCTTTCGCGCCGGTTGCACAACGGCCGCGGCGGCGGGCAAGCGCGCACTCGCCCGCCCGGCCCGACGGCTGcgccccgcccgccgccgccgccgcccgcagAGGGGCGCGGGCCCCGGGGAGGGCTCGGGGCGCCGGCGACTTGGGGTCTCGGGCACGCTGGCACCGACTGGTCGGGGAACACCGAGGACGGCCAAGAGCCTTCTCTCCGCCAGGGCCTCGCGTGGGGCGTCGGAGCTCCTCGGCGGCCCCGGCCGGCCGCGCTCACTCCTCGGCCCTCTCCGCAGACGCGGCTGAGGCCCGGCGAGAATTCCAGCGCGACGCGGGCGGGCCAGCAGTGCTCGGGGACCCGGCGCatcctccgcagctgctggcccgggtgctaagcccctcgcTGCCCGGGGCCGGCGGCGCCGGCGGCTTAGTCCCGCTGCCCGGCGCGCCCGGAGGCCGGCCCAGTCCCCCGCACCCCGAGCTGCGCCTGGAGGCGCCCGGCGCATCGGAGCCGCTGCACCACCACCCCTACAAATATCCGGCCGCCGCCTACGACCACTATCTCGGGGCCAAGAGCCGGCCGGCGCCCTACCCGCTGCCCGGCCTGCGTGGCCACGGCTACCACCCGCACGCGCATccgcaccaccaccaccaccccgtGAGTCCAgccgccgcggccgccgccgccgctgccgcagCCGCCGCGGCCGCCAACATGTACTCGTCGGCCGGAGCCGCGCCGCCCGGCTCCTACGACTATTGCCCCAGATAACGCGGGCCCTGTCGCGCTCCCGCCCCGGCCCTGCACAGCCCCGAAGTTCGCCGGGCCCGGCCACCCTGCCCCAAGGGCCAGCAAGGAATACGTTCCCCCAGCCCCAGGGGCCACCGCGGCTCTCCCCTTTCCCAGCCTCGAAGCCATGGGGGCCCCCTCGCCACCCCCCAGCCCCTTGGGCTATCGAAGTATCCGGTTCCCCAGTCCCTGGAGCCACCGCGGGTCCTTCCCCGGCCCCGAGGGCCAAGGGGGTCCCCGCCCGCCAGTGCCAAAGCGCCCGGTCGGAGGCGGAAGGAAGTGATATTTATTGTTCTCCCCGAGACCGCGTCGCCCGCGGCCCGGCCGGCAGTTGCAGTGTAGACAACCCGAGAGCCCCGCCTGCAGGCGGTGTAGATACGTGTAGATACTGTAGATACTGTAGATACCGCGCCGGCGCCGACTTGATAAACGGTTTCGCCTCTTTTGGAAGCCGCCTGCGTGTCCATTTATTTGTGCCCAGTTAGATCGCGTTGGGAATCTTCGGGACAGCGAGCCCGGGCTAGCTCAGGGCCCTCAGGGCCTCCCCAGCCCCAATCCCTGCCGACTGTAGGTCGGTCCCGGTCCCACAGCGCCCTGTCCGCCACGCCCCCTGCCCTCTCCCCGCCCCATAGGGGCTCCCACTGCCCCTCCCCTCTCCGAGGCCCCTCCTGCCAGGCCTGTGCACTCCCCCCACCTTCCCACCGTCCCATCTCATCCCAACCTCCCCAGGGCTGGTGGTACCGCCCAGGTGTGCATCCTGCCTTTTTACTTAAATTCCTCCCACCTGCAGTTGTCCCTATTCTGGGACTTGGGCCTGCGCCCTGGCCTGTTTTCGGGACAGATGCTTGTGCTTTTCCATGGAAGCTGGGAAGAAGGGTCATGACAGACACTGCCGGTCggtgctgggagggggagaagCCCCTGACCGGGATGGGGTCATGGAAAGACAAAAACAGGCAGCACTGTTCTGCTAGCATTTCCCCTGCCGGCCTAGCCCAGGCCCGCATGTTCCCTCCTTAGTGACTTTATTTGCTGTGAGTGTCCCTACGGAGTGACCTGGCCAGGGGGCACAATGACAGTAGCCATGAGTCATCTTGAGACCTGTGTATGAAGCATTTTTCCCAGGCCAGGTGGCTAAGGGACCTCTCTCCGTTAACTCAACACCAGGGATGGGGCGAGAGGAACTCTTTGATCCCTCCCTTCCTGAGCGCAAGCAGGAAGGGCTGACAGCCGGTCAGCGCCAAGGCTGCTGACTTGGACACAAGATGAACGGGAAGTGCACGTGGCCGAGGCTCTGTCCCCCACCTCCCGTGCCTGTCCCAGTGTGTTTGTGGCAACTGCTGCCTTCTAGGCCACTCGGCTCATCACCCCACGTGGTAGCGGCAGCCTGAGTGCCACCTCTCCGAGGGCACAGCCAGGAGTTTCCAGATGTCCACCCTCGCGGACCTGTTTTTCGTATACATGTTTGCTCTGGCGGCGTGAAGTGAGTGGGGTCTTAGTAATTGAATGGCAGGAACCATTCCCAGAGGCCAGTCTAGGGTGGGAGGGGGTCTCCAGGGGCCATCCAAAGCCTCAAAGGGCATCTAGCACCAGAGTGTGAGGACCTCTGCAGCATCTGCCCAGGCTCCGGGAGCACGGCTTTGGAGATGCATTTGGGGGGACGGCTGTGGATGCCCATTCCCAAGTCCTGATCCCCACCTGCGTGAACTTGGGGCAGCCATTACCCATGTGCCCCACGGTGGGCGGGGCTTTGCACTGCAGAGGGCCTCCCTCTCTTGCTGTCAGAAGGCAGCCATTCCGTACTCCACATCCAGGATGTGCGGAGGGGCTGCCATTCGAGACCTCCGCCTTGGTTTTGTTCAGAGCTAAAGGGAGGAAAAGCCCTCCCCTGACCAAAGAGCAAACACAGTGTTTGTAAATGAGGGTGGGACACACAGCAATGTGCAAGGACCCTGGGTGTGCAGCAAACTGGCCTGTTACCGTGCCCCTCCTGTTGGGATGGCCATGCAAGATGGAGCACCCAGCCGTCCAGCAGGGCCGCTGGCCATCCGGGGCTGTtcgcattcttttttttttttttttttttttttttttgagactgagtcgcgctctgtcgcccaggccggaatgccgtggtgcgatctcggctcactgcaacctccgcctcccgggttcaagtgatttcttctgcttcagcctcggagtagctgggactacaggaatgtaccaccatgcccggctaatttttgtatttttagtagagacggggtttcaccatgttggccaggctggtctcgaactcctgacctcaggtgacccgcctgccttggtcttccaaaatgctgggctttcaggcatgagccatcacactcggCCACACGTCCTAATGAACCAGGATTCATTAAACATTCAGGTCCTCACTGGCCCCATTCCAGGTGCTCCGTGGCTCACAGGCCACGGGGTCACCacactgctgctgttgctgctgagGGCACTCCCACGCTGGGCAATGGCCCCCAGAAGTGTGGGTTTCCTCCCCTCCACCTTTGTAGATGAGTTTGTGCATCTGAGAACTTCTTGTAAATGAGAGCTCGCAGGCCGGCGCCTGGGTGGCAGCTTCCGCTGGCTGTGTGTCTGCAAGACTGGCGCACGCCGCTGCTCACCGTCCCTCATGTGCTCAGTCCTCAACCAGTGCCCAGTGATTGCCTGCCCGCTGCGGGGGCTGTCTGGCTGATGCCCCAGCCACTACCGTTCCTGTGGAGGTGACGTTCCCATGGGCAGCTGCCCTAAGGCCTGGCTTCCAGCAGCTTCCTCTGTGACAGCTGTGATCTGAACGTtcacccccaaggtgatggtggcAGGAGATGGAGCCTTTAGGCGGTGATTAGGTCACGAGCGTGGAGtcctcatgagtgggattagttGAGTGCTATGCTGCTCacagacctccagcctccagaactgggagaaataactgtccattgtttataagccaccggGCCTATGGTCATTTGTCCTAGCTGCGCTACTGGACTGACAGTGGCCGTTCTTCCGTCTCCTTCTTGTTCCCTGTTTTAGGTTCCCCGTTGAGCACACCTGCCCTGCCCCTTCTGTAAGCTGCTGTGATGGGCAGTATGGTGTAGGGGATAGGGGGCTCGTCCCACCGCTGTTCCCCCACAGGCTCCCCCTCAGCTGTTGGACTTCCCCCAAACATCCTCCTCCAGGTTCCCTAGCTGGTCCAGAGGCCCCGTTCCCCTCCCCTAGCCTGGCTGCAGACGTCCAGCTGCCAGGACTCAGGAGGACGAGAGACCAGAAGGGCCCCCAGACTCCTCACTCCCAAAAACTctccaaaaacaacagatgcacAATGCAGGAAATAGATAGATTCTTGACTAAGCGGGGGTGGGGACCATCCACACCCCCTTCACACCACTGCATCCCACAGAAGGGTTCTAGGACCCCAGGGCCTGGGGGTGCAGCTGGACGATCTTGCAGTAGCCCCGCTCCCTGTTTTCAGAGGACCCCCCACGGCTGCCCTCTGCAGCATGTGCCCCTTTGTCGAAGGGACAATGGGCACTCCACTGCCCAGAGAGGCTTCCCACCCAGGAAAGCACTGGAGGTGCAGAGGCAGGAGCATGCGGGGGCTTGGCTGCGGGACAAGGCGAGTCTGTTTGGTGGCACCTTGAGCTGCGGAGGAAGACAAGACCCTGGCCTGGTGGAGATGAGACCCTGGCCTGGTGGGCTTCAGGCCCCACCCTGCGGCGCACCCTCCAGCTGGGGAAGTCCATGGGGTGTGTGGGATCCATGCGATGACAGTTGTGTGAGGCTGAGGCCCTGATCTCCAGGTGTGCCGCAGATCAAAGCACCCGCATACCAGAGAATTCCACGTAGCCACAGTTGCCAAGGGCAGAGGCAGCCTCACCTCTCACTGGTGGAGGGAGAGTGATGGGCAAGGAGCTGCTTCTAGGACGAAAGGGATGGCTCCAGTGTGGCAGGCAGTGCAACCCAACCAGGAGCTGGGCACCAGGGGAGAGCATGTGGCCCGTGTTCCAGAGACTCTGTGTTCCAGAGACTCAGTTTTCCCTTCAGCTGTGGTGCTGACCTCCGCCCTGTGTGGAGATGCTCTCTGTCAACAGTGGAGGCCTGTGTCAGCCATGGGCACGGGGACGTTCATTCCTGCTTCTCTCCTCCCTGTGGGTTCCAATGAGGCGGTGTGCTCGGGCAGGGTCCACAAGCATCTGCACCATCCTGCCTCTCCTCCTTGCCAGGCTCCTTCACCCCCCGCCCTGAAGGAGCATCCTGCAGAGCCTGGCCAAGGAGCAGGTGGGGGCATGGCCCCccagcctggcatagtggcaccCAGGCCTAGGGAGGGCAGGATGAGACCTTTTTCCCTGGTGCTACCTCACACATTTTCTGGATTTCAAAAAACACAACTGGCGCCTTTGATTCAATTCCCTTTCCTGCTTGTTGTACTACTTCAAACCAGATGGGCTCCTCAGATGAAACTCCGGAGACTCAGTGTCTCTCTTTAACCGCTGCCAGGTCTGTGTGTGGGAAACAGCAGAACCAGAAATATTTTGCTAAAACCAGCCCATGTGGGGGGAGAGGCTTAGGTTTTAATAGCAGTAATTAAATTATCTTCTTAATTATAAAGGGTGATGGCATTGTCAACATGCTTTATCTATCAGCTTTCAATTGCACAAAGTAAGCACGTAATCCTCTCCTCCCGGCCCCACTGGCATCCTCTGCTCTGTGGCCAGCCCAGGCCCCCTTCCTGCAGTGCAGACCCCCGGAGGCTTTGGGGTGCATCTCCCCATTTCACCAATTCTGAGGTGCACAGGATTTTTTGCCTGCATTTCAACACCTCTGAAGTTGGTACTCTCTTATTCAAAGTGGGGGGTCTCAGCCTAACTGAAGGATCTTGGCTGCACATGAAACCATGGTGCAGTGGCAGTTGCCAGGGTGCTGCAGTTGAGGCCCATGTCTGTGCGCCCACTGTGGCCTTGGGCAACGCTGGGTGCCAGCATCTTGCTCTGGGTGACTTTCTTGCAGGTGGTGACTCCGGCTTCTGTCTCCAGCCCTTACAGTGGCCCTGTCCTTCCAGGACCTTACTCTTCATTCACATCATTTCTCAGGACACTCCTCCCTGCACATCCCTAGTCTTCCCCATCTCCTCTTCATTCCTCTGTCATTCCAGCCTCAATTCCTCtcaacagtttttttgtttgttttttgagatagagtcttgctctgtcgcccaggctggagtgcagtggcacaatctcagttcactgcaacttctgcctcctgggttcaagcgattctcctgcctcagcctcccaagtaaccgggattacagatgtccgccaccacgcctggctaatttttgtctttttagtagacatgggtttcactatgttggcctttttttctttttgagacaggatcttgctctgttgcccaggctggagtgcagtggtgtgatcacggctcactgtagccttgaactccggggctcaagccatcctccagactcagcctcctgattagctgggactacaggcgtgtgccaccacaccctgctaatattttgtagagacatatgagtcttgctatgttgcccaggctggtcttgaactcctgcctcttgaactcttggcctcaagtgatcctttggcctcagcctcccaaattgctggcattacaagcgtgagccactgtgcccagccctcttctcaaatagtttttttccccctccattTCTGAATTCATCCTTTATCTCAGAATATGTTTTCTGGATTACTCCCCAAGACAAGCTTTTTTTCTTGTGACGTCATCACAGAACGAAGATGGTGACAGCAGCAGGGCCACAAAACAGTCCCCAGTCTACCCAGCTGCTCATGGCTGTGGTTTGGACCTTCAGCCATGAGGCAGTACGTCTTCCCAGGGCAGGGTAGGGACCTTCACCGCGGGGCTGGGTCTCAGGAGCTGCCGGGCGCCCTTCTCCAGCCCGCCTTTGTGATAAGGGACAGAATCGGGGTCACTGGCAGGACACAGGTCCCCTTCCCTGTCGCCTCAGGCTGGTGGGATTCCTGCACTCGAGT containing:
- the TBX1 gene encoding T-box transcription factor TBX1 isoform X1; translation: MISAVSSPWLTQLSHFCDVAAFTASSLSSLGAAGGFPGAASPGADPYGPREPPPPPPRYDPCAAAAPGAPGPPPPPHAYPFAPAAGAATSAAAEPEGPGASCAAAAKAPVKKNAKVAGVSVQLEMKALWDEFNQLGTEMIVTKAGRRMFPTFQVKLFGMDPMADYMLLMDFVPVDDKRYRYAFHSSSWLVAGKADPATPGRVHYHPDSPAKGAQWMKQIVSFDKLKLTNNLLDDNGHIILNSMHRYQPRFHVVYVDPRKDSEKYAEENFKTFVFEETRFTAVTAYQNHRITQLKIASNPFAKGFRDCDPEDWPRNHRPGALPLMSAFARSRNPVASPTQPSGTEKDAAEARREFQRDAGGPAVLGDPAHPPQLLARVLSPSLPGAGGAGGLVPLPGAPGGRPSPPHPELRLEAPGASEPLHHHPYKYPAAAYDHYLGAKSRPAPYPLPGLRGHGYHPHAHPHHHHHPVSPAAAAAAAAAAAAAAANMYSSAGAAPPGSYDYCPR